Below is a genomic region from Leptotrichia shahii.
TATTTTAAGACAAATAGGAAGTGCCCTAGAAGTTCCGTATGAACTTTTGATTAAGCATTTTACGGCAAGTTATTCAGCAAGCCGTGCAGCACTTTTAGAAGCATGGAAAATGTTTAGAAAGAGACGAGAGTGGTTTTCTGAGAATTTCACTCAACCAATTTACGAAGAATGGTTAAATGAAGCGTATTTGTTAGGGAGAATAGAACTTAAAAACTATGGAACTGATTTTCTTATAGATAAAGCCTGGTGTGGTTCACAATGGAACGGACCTTCACAAGGACAAATTGACCCATTAAAAGAGGCTAATGCTGCTGTTATAAGAATTAATAATGGATTATCGACTAGAACTAGAGAAACAGCGGAGCTTAATGGTGGAGATTTTGAACAAAATGTAAGAATTTTAGCAAAAGAAAATAAATTATTAAAAGAGAAAGGAGTGGTAATAAATGCCGAAACAACTAAAATTTTGGAATCTAGTGAAGAATGAGGAAGAAAAAACGGCGGAACTTATACTTTATGGGAGTATAGGAAACGATGAGTATTGGGATGATATATCCGATAAGGTATTTAAACAAGATATAGAAAACCTTGGAGATGTAAAAAACATTACTTTACATATAAATAGTCCAGGCGGGAGTGTATTTAGTGCTGTAGCAATAGCGAACACTCTTAAAAATCACAAAGCTAAAGTAACGGCAAATATCGATGGTTTGGCAGCGAGTGCTGCAACTATTATAACAAGTGCTTGTGATACTGTAAGAATGCCTAAAAATGCATTGTTTATGATTCACAATCCAATTACTTTTGCTTATGGGAATAATCAAGAAATGCAAAAAACTGTTGAAATGCTTAATAAGGTTAAAAACAGTATTATTGAAACATATTTAAATAAAACAAAAACTGATAAGGAAACTTTATCTGAACTAATGGATAATGAAACTTGGATGGACGCAGAAACAGCTAAGGAATATGGATTTGTTGATGAAATCGTGGATGAAGAAGTAGGAAAAGAATTTGTAGAAAACAAATTAATTATAAATAACATGGCTTTTGATATTTCAAAATTTAAAAATTTTAGAAAATCAAAGGATGCTGTTGTTGACAATAAAAAAAACACTAAGGAGGTAAAAATGACTTTAGAGGAGTTAAAAAATCAATTTCCTGATTTGTATGATTATGTATTGAATGAGGGAAAAAAGATTGGAAAAGAGGAAGAAAGAGAAAGATTGAAAGCTATTGATGATATAGGAGTTAATAATTATTCTGAATTAATAGAAAATGCTAAATATGTTAATCCTATGTCAGCTAGTGAATTGGCTATTAATATTTTGAAAAAGCAAAAAGAAGAAAAAGCTCAAAAGTTGCAAAATATTAAAAACGAAAGCCAAGATAATTTTATACCACCAGCTGCGAATGATGGAACAACGCATGGCAAAAAAGAAGAAAAACAGTTTATGGGACTTGATATTATGACTATTTTTTCTAAAATGAATAAAAAAACAGAGGAGGGAAAATAAATGGATTTTGTAACAAAAGGCAATGAATATGCCAGTGAACAATTTTTGAGCGGAACAGGACACAGGTATATGGAATTTGAAGTTCCGCAAGGTAAAAGTGTAAAAAGAGGTGATGCTGTAAATACAACTGCTGAACTTTCAGACGGAACTGATTTATTTGGAATAGTTATGGAAAATGCTGATGGAACAACAGCAAAAACTAAAACAACTGTAGCTATTTCAGGGGAATTTATTTTTGAGGGATTAAATGTGAAAGCAGGTACACAAAAAGCAGATTTTACAAAAGCAGCTAGAGATAAAGGTATTGTAATAAAAGGATTAGGAGGTAAGGAATAATGCCAGCAGTAATAGAATTTATTGGGTTGTATGACCAGAATGTGATTAGACCAAAATCATTTATAAAAGACAGTTATTTTAAAAATAGGAAAACATCAGAAAATCAAAAAATGGAAATAGAATTTAGAAAAGGAAGACAGCTTGTAGCTCCTTATGTATCTGAATTTGTTCCAGGAACAGAAATGGTAAAGAACACTTATGAAAGTAAATTTTTTCGAGCTCCAAAAGTAGCACCAAAAAGAACTTTTTCGGCTTTTGAGTTGTTTTTTAACAAGACAGCAGGGGAAACAATTTATGGCGGGAAAAGTCCTGAGGAAAGAAAAGCAGACTTACTTGCAGAATCTTTTGCAGAATTTGAGGAACAAATTACAAGAAGAGAAGAAATAATGTGTACTGAAGCATTGTTTAATGGAAAAGTGGTTGTAGAAGGCGAAGGAATAAAAGGAGAAATCAATTTTGGAACAGTTGAAGAAATTACACCAGCTGTTTTATGGACTCAACCCAATGCTGATATAATTGGAGATTTACAGGCAGCTATAACAAAAATCGGGAAAGTTACAGGATTAAGACCTGAAATGATATTAATGGATCCTGTGGCAGCAAAATTATTTGTAGATAATGAAAAAATTCAGAAGTTGTTGGATGTAAAAAATTATAACGTAGGAAAAGTAGATCCAAGAGAAACAGCAGCAGGAGCCGTTTATATTGGAACAATAGCACCTTTTGGGTTGCCGATTTATTCTTATCAATCTCAATACTCTGTATTAAATGCTGATGGAAAAACTTATAGCGATAAGGATTTAATCCCTGAAGGGAAAGTTCTATTAGCACCAAGCAACAATAAAATTATGTACGGACCAGCGGCAGATGTGAAACAAGGAATAATTGTGGCAGAACGTTCAGTATTTACTGATGAAGATTCAAAATCTAACACTGTAGAAATTAGAACCGAATCAAGACCACTTCCTGTGGTTTATGATATTGAAGCTATAAAAATATTGAAAGTTAAATAGGAGGTAATGATGAAATTTAGAACATTAAAACCTATGATTTATGGTGGAATTAGTTATGAAGTAGATACTGAAGTAGATATACAAGAAAAATCAGTAATAAAAAGTTGCCTTGAAAGAGGGCTTATTGCTGAAATAAACGGCAAAACTGAAAAGTCTGAAGAATCAATTGAAACAGAAAATACTGAAGAAACAGATAAAAAAGATACAAAAAATAAGAAAAAATAGGTAAAAAACATGAATTTTAAAGATATTTTAGAAAATGATATACAAAATGTGTTTTTAAATTCAGAAGAATTTGGAGAAACACATAATTTGAATGGTACTGATGTTATTTGTGTGACAGATGAGGACAGTTTTCAAGAGAAGGAAATTAGTGGGAAATTAACAATAGAAAGTGGATTTTACAAGGAAGGGATTACAGTGTTTATTGATAAAAAATATTTGAAGTATAAGCCTGAGGGCAATATGAGGATAGATTTTGACAATAAGGAATGGATAGTTGCAAACTGTAAAGAGAACTTTGGCATGTACGAACTCGATTTGTATAGATACACGGATTATTAGGAGTTGATTTAGATGTTTACGATTCAATTTGATGAAAGTGTCCTTAGTGACATAGAGAATAAATTTGTTGAGTTTCCAAAACAAGCTCCAAGGGCTTTGGCAAGTGCTTTGAATAGGGTTTCAACTATGAGTAAAACTCGTATGGTTAGAAATGCAACTAAGACCTATACGGTTAAATATGGGGATTTATTAAGCGGATTGACTATGAAAAGAGCTAATCCTGGTAAGCTTATGGCTGAAATCAATTCTAATGGAGGTTATTTGGGATTAGACCATTTTCAGTTGAATCCGAGCACAAGAACTGGCAGAACATCAGTAACGGCAACGGTAAAAAATGGAAATGGAATAATGCTAAATGATAGAACATTTATAGCCTACAACGATGGACATTTAGGAGCATTTGAAAGGGAAGGAAGTGGACGGCTACCGATTAAGAGAAAATATGGACCGTCTGCTCCGCAGATGTTAGGACCTACAACGCGGTTACCTGATCTTGATGAATTTATGTCTCAAAAATTAAACGAAAGGTTTGAACATGAGTTGAATAGGCTCTTGTCAATGTAATTTATGAGTATTAAAGTAATTGAAAAAAGTTTATATGATTTTTTGTGTGAAGAATTTAAAGATACAGATTATCAAATATTCCGTGGGGCATTACCAGTTCGGAGATACGGCGAAATTGACAAAAATACAGGACAGAAAAAGCCGTTTTTTCCTTGTGTGACATTAAGAGCTTTGAGTTCTAGGCAAGTTACAGAAGGAATGGATAGTTATGATTGCGACGCTACTTTTGAAATAATAGTTGGTACTAAAAATGAAGATTATATTGATAATCTTTATAAAGGTGAAGAAATTAGAAGTAAACTTTTAACTAAAGTTTATGATGAAAGAGGATGGGCAATACGGGAAGATAAAGAATTTAAGTGTGATTTATATAGTGACGAGTTTGGAGATTTTATATTTTCAAGAATCACATTTACGGTTTGGGATTATCCTGTTGAGCCTGAAATTTTGAAGGAGGAATAATGGAAGATAAAAAGCAATATATTTATTTGGGAGATACGCTTGAATTTAAGGATATTAGATTTACAAAGGGTGTTATTTACTACAGCAATGAAGTAATTGAAGCAAAACTTGAGAAATATCCGCTATTGAAAAGAACTTTGGTGGATGTTAATCAAGCTAGTGAAGCATTACAAAATGAAAAATTGCTTGAAACGGTAACACAGCAAATTAAAGACCAAATAAGGGAGGAGGCTGAATAATGGGTTATAAACACGGAACTTATCAAACTGAGACATCGAGTGACATATCACTACCGATAGTGCTTGATTACGGGCATTTTATTGTAGGAACTGCACCGATGAATAAAGTAAAAAGAGAAAACAGAAGAGTGAACGAGATTGTAAGATTAGGAACTTATAAAGAAGCTATTCAATACTTTGGAGACACTTACGACTTGGATTTTTCAATTTCACAAGCGATAAAAGTATTTTTTGAGTTGTATAAGGTAGCACCGCTTTATGTTGTGAATATTTTGGATCTTGAAAAACATAAAACAGTTAAAAAAACTCAAAATGATTTGAGCTTAACAAATGGTAAAGTTGTTATTCCAAACCACAAATTGATAACAGATACATTAGTGGTTAAAGAAAATGCAACATCACAAGTTATTTCAGACGCTGTAATGATGTGGACAGATGAAGGACTTGAAATATATGCTAAGCCGTCAAATGGAACTAAAATTGATATTGAATATGAAGAAATTGACTTGTCAAAAGTAACGAAAGCACAGGCTTTAGGTGGATATGATATTTCAACAATGAAAAGAACAGGGCTAGAGTTATTAGATGAAGTTTATTTGAAATATTCAGAATTACCAGCTTTCGTTGATATTCCAGATTTTTCAAGTGATAGTGAAGTTGCTGCGATTATGCAAACAAAAGCTAAAAATATAAATGGGAATATGTTTGAAGCAGTTGCATTGATTAATGCGCCGATTGACAAGCCTTATGACCAAATTCCTAAATGGAAAGATGATAATAATATTAATGGAAATGACCAAATTGTATTGTACGGAACATTAGGGTTAGCTGGTAAAAAATATATTCAGTCTATTCAGTATGCTGCTTTGTCGTTATCGGTAGATAATGAAAATGGTGGGGTTCCATCACAAACTCCGTCTAATTATTCATATAAATGCGACAGTTTATATTGGAAAAATTCGAGTGGAAATCTTGAAGAGATAATTTTAGATAAAGAGCAACAAGCTAACTTATTAAATAAAAACGGAGTAGTAACTGCTATTAATTTTAAAGGTTGGCGTTGCTGGGGATCTGAAACTGCACTTAATCCAATGGCAACAGATCCTAAGGATAAATTTATATATACTCGTAGAATGTTTAAGTATATAGGGAATGAATTGGTTATAAGTTATTTTGATAAAGTGGATAAGAAATTTTCTAAAAAATTAGCTGAAACAGTAACAAAATCAATGAATATTAGATTAAATGCTATTGTAGCTAGAAATGATTTATTGAGTGCAAATGCTGCTTTATCAGCTGAAGATAACGACACAATTAATGTTACAAATGGGGATATAACTTGGGTTATTAAATTGGGAGTAATTCCTGGTATGAAATCAGCAACATTTAAGAAAAAATATGACGCAGATGCATTAACTGAGTTTGCAAATAGTTTAGGAAAATAGGAGGATAAAGAATGGCTAAAAAGAAACTGCCTTTGGGAATCGTTGACGCTGATCTTTATGTCAATGGTTCAAATGCATTAGAAGGAGTTGGAGTAGTAGAACTTCCGAATGTGGAATCGGCAACAATAACGACTGAACAGTTTGGTATGGCTGCAGAATTTGAAGCTCCGTTGATTGGACATTATAAAAAAATGTCAGCTAAGGTAAAAATGGATAGTATGAATGATACATTATTGAATTTTAATAATAATGATTCAATTACATTAGAATGTTTAGGAGCTTTACAAGAATTAGATAGAATGTCGCACTCGCCAAAAGTAACTGGTGCAGATGCAACATTGAAAGGATTTATCACAAAATTTGATGGTCCTAAGGTTGAAAACGGTAAGAAATTTGAAGGTTCGTTTGATTTGAGTATAACTTATTACAAATTAATGATTAATGGTAAAACAATCATCGAAATTGATGTATTGAACGGAATTTCAAATGTAAATGGAAGTTTGAATAATATCATAAGACAATTATTGGGACATATTTAGGAGGAATAGAATGATTATAAAATTAACGAAAGAATATGATTTAGGAAGTAAAAAATACAAAGAAATAGATTTGAAACTGGATAATTTGACAGGAGCAGATTTATTGGAATGTGGAAAAGATTATAAATCAAGAATGAAATCCAATGCTGAAAACTTCAAAGATTTTGATGATGCTTGGGCTTTGACTGTAGCTGAAAAGGCATCAGGTATTAAATATGGGCATTTAATGACTTTAGGCGCTGAAGACTTTTTGAAAGTGATAAACCAAACTAAGAATTTTTTAGTAAAAGGTTGGGGAACGGACGAAGACAAGGACGAGAAAACTCCAACGGTGGAAGCGTAATAGATGACTTTTTAGACTTGATTACAGATTTATTGAGTGGACTTAACTATTTTAAAATGAATATCAGTTATGAAACACTTATGAAATGTACATTTGATGAGCTGGATTATTGGATAGCAAGGGCTAATAAGTTGATTGAGGATGAAAAGGCAAGGCAAGAAGAGAATGAATAAAAAAAGGGGATTAGTTGTCCCCACCAATGAAAACTGATAAAAATTTAAATAGAACTACGATAAGAGCTATAACTGTGATTACAGGACTTATGGTAAACATAAATGATAGAAATATAAAAAGGAAAAATAGTGATGGAATAGATACAACTAGACCAAATAATATTATCAAAATTATTTCTAACGGAGTATATTTTTTATCTGATTTATTAATTTTCATAAAAATCACCTCTTCGATTTATTTAATATATTATACCATATTTGAGAGAAAAGGAGGAAAATTGTGGCAAAAAATTTGGAGCTGAACATAGTTCTGGGTGCGGCGGTAGCTAGTGCTATTAACGGAATGAGCCAAGTTGCAAACGCTTTGAAAAACACGACAAAATCTGTCAAAGAATTTGAAAAACAAATCAAAAGTATGGAGAAAGCACAAAAAGCATTTCAAAATATGGACAAGGCTCGTGAAGGATTAAATAAAATTAATTCAGAATATAAAAAGGCTGCTGAACATTTACAGAAGTTGAAAGCCGAATATGAAAGAACTGGAAGCAGTAATAAACAACTGGCTAAGGAAATAGAACAGGCAGAAAAAAATGTTGGAAAACTGAATAAACAAAAAGAGCGACAGCAACATGTGTTTGAAGCCGCAAGAAGTAAGATAGAAGCGGAAGGCGCTAGTCTGTCTAACTACAGAAACAAGGTTCAGGAAGTTGAAAAAGAAATCGAAAAAATGAACAAACTGAAAGAAGCTCAAAAAAGATACGATGCTAGACAAGAAACTGTTGGAAAAATGAAAGACTTTGGAGATAAGCAAATAATGCAAGGTATGGGAATGGCTGGAGCTTTGGCTGTTCCTGTTAAATTAGCAGTTGACTTGGAAAATGCTCAAGCAGACTTAAAAAAAGTTGCTGATTTTAGTTCAAAACAAATGGAAACAGGATTTTACAAAGCAATGAGAAACTTTAGTGAAAACAGTCCGCTATCTCAAGTAGAATTATTTCAAATTGCAGGAGCAGGAGCTCAAGCAGGAATAAAAACAGACGAATTAGAAAGATATACTAAAGATGCGGCTAAGATTAAAGTTGCATTTGATATGAATACTGAAGCAGCAGGGAACTTTTTAGCAAAAACTAGAGCACAATTAAATTTGGATCAGAATGGAGTAATGGAATACGCTAATGTGATTAACTATTTGGCAAACAATGTAGCAGCAACAGCTCCAGAAATTGCTGACATTTCAAGCAGAGTTGCTGGGTTAGGTGGAATGGCTGGTATTTCTAAAGAAGGAGTTGCAGCATTAGGAGCAAGTTTAGTATCGGTTGGAGTACCTTCGGAAGTTGCGGCAACTGGATTGAAAAATATCTCATTAGGATTAATGGCTGGAACATCAGCAACTAAAAAACAAGCGGCAGCTTTTAAATCCTTAGGATTAGATGTAGAAGATGTGGCAAAAAGAATGACGAAAGATGGAGAAGGTACATTAATTGATGTTTTCCAAAGGATAAAGAAACTTCCAAAGGATGTACAGGCGGCGACACTTAAAAATTTATTTGGTAAAGAATCTATTCAATCTGCATCGGAATTGGCAAAACATATAGACGAAGTTAGCAAAAATATGAAAAATGCACACGATAAATCTAAAACTAATGGTAGTGTTGATGCGGAATATAACCAAAGATTAAAGACAATGGGAAATGCCTTTTCGACTTTAAAAAATAGAGTTGTAAACATGGGAGTGGATTTAGGTTCAGCATTAGGACCAAGTTTAGTTCAAGTTGCAAATTCTATTGGTCCATTAATTAAGAAATTTTCTCAGTTAATACAAAAACATCCACAATTAACTGCAAACATTCTAAAAGCTGTAGCTGGATTTGCAGCATTTAAAATAGGGATTGGTGGATTAGCGAAAGGATTTGCACCTGTATATAGTGGCATATCAAAAGGAATTTCGATATTTGATAAATTTAAAGCAGCAGGAAGTTTTACAGAAGGATTTAAAATGGCATTTCCGACAATAAGCAAAGTTGGCTCAATGTTCAAAAAAGTAGGATTGGCAATTAAAGCAGCTTTTATGGCAAATCCTGTTATTTTAATAATTGTTGCAATAGTGGCTGTTATAGCAATTGTTGTAGTTTTATATAATAAATGTGCTTGGTTTAGAAATGGAGTGAATGCGATATTTAAAGCAGTAGCTAACTTTATAAAACAAGTCTGGCAAGGGATAAAGCCAACAGTAATGAATGTGATAACAGGAATAAAAAATATTGTTAAACAAGGTGTTGATTTTATTAAACTAGTTTGGAAAATAATTAAGCCAACAGTAATGGAAGTATGGAATGCTATTAAGACGGCAGCAAGCGTTGCAATGAAAGGAATAACGATACTTGTAAAAGCATCTATCGCTGTTTTAAAAGCTGTATGGAAAGTTTTGAAACC
It encodes:
- a CDS encoding head maturation protease, ClpP-related — encoded protein: MPKQLKFWNLVKNEEEKTAELILYGSIGNDEYWDDISDKVFKQDIENLGDVKNITLHINSPGGSVFSAVAIANTLKNHKAKVTANIDGLAASAATIITSACDTVRMPKNALFMIHNPITFAYGNNQEMQKTVEMLNKVKNSIIETYLNKTKTDKETLSELMDNETWMDAETAKEYGFVDEIVDEEVGKEFVENKLIINNMAFDISKFKNFRKSKDAVVDNKKNTKEVKMTLEELKNQFPDLYDYVLNEGKKIGKEEERERLKAIDDIGVNNYSELIENAKYVNPMSASELAINILKKQKEEKAQKLQNIKNESQDNFIPPAANDGTTHGKKEEKQFMGLDIMTIFSKMNKKTEEGK
- a CDS encoding major capsid protein; protein product: MPAVIEFIGLYDQNVIRPKSFIKDSYFKNRKTSENQKMEIEFRKGRQLVAPYVSEFVPGTEMVKNTYESKFFRAPKVAPKRTFSAFELFFNKTAGETIYGGKSPEERKADLLAESFAEFEEQITRREEIMCTEALFNGKVVVEGEGIKGEINFGTVEEITPAVLWTQPNADIIGDLQAAITKIGKVTGLRPEMILMDPVAAKLFVDNEKIQKLLDVKNYNVGKVDPRETAAGAVYIGTIAPFGLPIYSYQSQYSVLNADGKTYSDKDLIPEGKVLLAPSNNKIMYGPAADVKQGIIVAERSVFTDEDSKSNTVEIRTESRPLPVVYDIEAIKILKVK
- a CDS encoding phage tail protein; this translates as MFTIQFDESVLSDIENKFVEFPKQAPRALASALNRVSTMSKTRMVRNATKTYTVKYGDLLSGLTMKRANPGKLMAEINSNGGYLGLDHFQLNPSTRTGRTSVTATVKNGNGIMLNDRTFIAYNDGHLGAFEREGSGRLPIKRKYGPSAPQMLGPTTRLPDLDEFMSQKLNERFEHELNRLLSM
- a CDS encoding phage tail sheath protein, which translates into the protein MGYKHGTYQTETSSDISLPIVLDYGHFIVGTAPMNKVKRENRRVNEIVRLGTYKEAIQYFGDTYDLDFSISQAIKVFFELYKVAPLYVVNILDLEKHKTVKKTQNDLSLTNGKVVIPNHKLITDTLVVKENATSQVISDAVMMWTDEGLEIYAKPSNGTKIDIEYEEIDLSKVTKAQALGGYDISTMKRTGLELLDEVYLKYSELPAFVDIPDFSSDSEVAAIMQTKAKNINGNMFEAVALINAPIDKPYDQIPKWKDDNNINGNDQIVLYGTLGLAGKKYIQSIQYAALSLSVDNENGGVPSQTPSNYSYKCDSLYWKNSSGNLEEIILDKEQQANLLNKNGVVTAINFKGWRCWGSETALNPMATDPKDKFIYTRRMFKYIGNELVISYFDKVDKKFSKKLAETVTKSMNIRLNAIVARNDLLSANAALSAEDNDTINVTNGDITWVIKLGVIPGMKSATFKKKYDADALTEFANSLGK
- a CDS encoding phage major tail tube protein — translated: MAKKKLPLGIVDADLYVNGSNALEGVGVVELPNVESATITTEQFGMAAEFEAPLIGHYKKMSAKVKMDSMNDTLLNFNNNDSITLECLGALQELDRMSHSPKVTGADATLKGFITKFDGPKVENGKKFEGSFDLSITYYKLMINGKTIIEIDVLNGISNVNGSLNNIIRQLLGHI
- a CDS encoding phage tail tape measure protein, producing MAKNLELNIVLGAAVASAINGMSQVANALKNTTKSVKEFEKQIKSMEKAQKAFQNMDKAREGLNKINSEYKKAAEHLQKLKAEYERTGSSNKQLAKEIEQAEKNVGKLNKQKERQQHVFEAARSKIEAEGASLSNYRNKVQEVEKEIEKMNKLKEAQKRYDARQETVGKMKDFGDKQIMQGMGMAGALAVPVKLAVDLENAQADLKKVADFSSKQMETGFYKAMRNFSENSPLSQVELFQIAGAGAQAGIKTDELERYTKDAAKIKVAFDMNTEAAGNFLAKTRAQLNLDQNGVMEYANVINYLANNVAATAPEIADISSRVAGLGGMAGISKEGVAALGASLVSVGVPSEVAATGLKNISLGLMAGTSATKKQAAAFKSLGLDVEDVAKRMTKDGEGTLIDVFQRIKKLPKDVQAATLKNLFGKESIQSASELAKHIDEVSKNMKNAHDKSKTNGSVDAEYNQRLKTMGNAFSTLKNRVVNMGVDLGSALGPSLVQVANSIGPLIKKFSQLIQKHPQLTANILKAVAGFAAFKIGIGGLAKGFAPVYSGISKGISIFDKFKAAGSFTEGFKMAFPTISKVGSMFKKVGLAIKAAFMANPVILIIVAIVAVIAIVVVLYNKCAWFRNGVNAIFKAVANFIKQVWQGIKPTVMNVITGIKNIVKQGVDFIKLVWKIIKPTVMEVWNAIKTAASVAMKGITILVKASIAVLKAVWKVLKPVVVAVWNAIKAVVLVVIKIIAVYIKTYINIIKAAWKVLTIAIKVVWTVIKAVILVVIVAIVVVIRTNIMIIKTIWKGLVAVARFVWNAIKGVAIPVWNAIKTAAMALWNGLKSGITAVGSFFKSTWEGIKGAAIAVWNGIKSAFDKVVEGLKSAISGVVKFFTDKWNGLKNMVSKGLGAVGNFLGFGKNAAGTNYWSGGLTTVAERGAELIQMPGKPAFLAEHEMLLNLPRGTQILNNRETKNSFRDKISGLKERMSELRSNESSGGGDVINITINAGGNVDANVIEKAVMRALEKARNKKERTAFA